The proteins below are encoded in one region of Roseovarius bejariae:
- a CDS encoding arsenate reductase ArsC — MKNVLFLCTGNSARSILAEAIMSAQPGFKGYSAGSQPQGEPNPHALSLLKHLGHDTSEMRSKSWDEFAAPDAPKMDFIFTVCDNAAGEVCPVWPGQPMTAHWGLPDPAAVKGTEAEIAAAFAETYRALLRRIQVFAALPLETLDSLALKSRLDDIGQDTEAPA; from the coding sequence ATGAAAAACGTTCTCTTCCTCTGCACCGGCAATTCCGCCCGTTCCATCCTTGCCGAGGCGATCATGTCGGCGCAACCCGGTTTCAAAGGCTACTCCGCCGGGTCACAGCCGCAAGGCGAACCCAACCCCCACGCCCTCAGCCTTCTGAAACACCTCGGCCACGACACCTCGGAAATGCGCTCCAAAAGCTGGGATGAATTCGCCGCACCCGACGCCCCCAAGATGGATTTCATCTTCACCGTCTGCGACAACGCCGCCGGCGAGGTCTGCCCCGTCTGGCCCGGCCAGCCCATGACCGCCCACTGGGGCCTGCCCGACCCGGCAGCCGTCAAAGGCACCGAGGCCGAAATCGCCGCCGCCTTCGCGGAAACCTACCGCGCCCTCCTGCGCCGCATTCAGGTTTTCGCGGCCCTGCCGCTCGAAACCCTCGACAGCCTCGCGCTGAAATCCCGGCTCGACGATATCGGCCAGGATACCGAGGCCCCGGCCTGA
- a CDS encoding ArsR/SmtB family transcription factor, protein MDKTNALAAFAALSQPARLDAFRLLIKAGPEGLPAGQIATTLDQRQNTMSANLSILTNAGLVTTTRQGRSIIYSAHMPALRGLLSFLMEDCCGGAPEACEPLLDTLTCSC, encoded by the coding sequence ATGGATAAGACAAACGCCCTCGCCGCCTTCGCCGCCCTCTCGCAGCCCGCGCGCCTCGATGCCTTCCGCCTGCTGATTAAGGCCGGTCCCGAAGGCCTGCCCGCCGGTCAGATCGCCACCACGCTGGACCAACGGCAAAACACCATGTCCGCGAACCTGTCGATCCTGACCAATGCGGGCCTCGTCACCACCACCCGCCAAGGCCGCTCGATCATCTACAGCGCCCATATGCCCGCCCTGCGCGGCCTCTTGTCCTTCCTGATGGAGGATTGCTGCGGCGGCGCCCCCGAGGCCTGCGAGCCGCTTCTCGATACTCTCACCTGCTCCTGCTGA